A genomic region of Leptospira mtsangambouensis contains the following coding sequences:
- a CDS encoding EAL domain-containing response regulator: MNEKPYILCIDDEFFILWNLKEQLKKVFGSNFTIETAESAETAKEIMKEIEGSSADLAVVICDHVMPGQKGDEFLIEMQETHPRTKKIMLTGQAPAQAIGNALNHGCLYRYLSKPWDAHDLELTIKQAIDAYFQEKTLEEKNKELADTLYFHRDSKYPNFESLVQQLKSERPQSNEHSMILMKIVSFPTIIKTFGIEVYRKLFRKLLQLLSVHLQNEEKVFHIYSDEIAVLSNLSEQSLVEKIRSFRLLLKSDDLILDGVGFHLDCRFSSASGQEDCYYKAKLALFRAETEISSDFVSYTEDLSTDHHLQNFQRSQKIQSAITNKQIIPYFQGIVDNQTKQIRKFECLARIKDRDAILTPDVFMKLAKVTGSIRMIGLQMIDESMNYFSDKPFDFSINLTESELEYKSFSKWVEARLSHYQIDPNRVTFEILEDVSFSENRNSLFTIRDLKTIGCQIAIDDFGVQYSNLARLLEFDPDYLKIDGQFIRNLPENKTAYLLVQGIVELARGIGAKVVAEFVDRPAIQDMIETLGIEYSQGYLFMKPSPTIPTEANLQL, translated from the coding sequence TTGAACGAAAAACCCTATATCTTATGCATCGATGATGAATTCTTCATCCTTTGGAATCTAAAGGAACAATTAAAAAAAGTCTTTGGATCTAATTTCACCATTGAAACTGCGGAAAGTGCAGAAACAGCAAAGGAAATTATGAAAGAAATTGAGGGAAGTTCCGCAGACCTAGCCGTTGTCATTTGCGACCACGTGATGCCTGGCCAAAAAGGAGACGAATTTCTCATTGAGATGCAGGAAACTCATCCCCGAACCAAAAAAATTATGCTCACAGGCCAAGCCCCTGCCCAAGCCATAGGAAATGCACTCAACCACGGCTGTCTCTATCGATACCTTTCCAAACCTTGGGATGCCCATGACTTAGAACTCACCATCAAACAGGCAATTGATGCTTATTTCCAAGAAAAAACCTTAGAAGAAAAAAACAAAGAACTTGCTGATACCCTCTACTTTCATCGAGATTCGAAATACCCTAATTTTGAATCTTTAGTCCAACAATTAAAATCAGAAAGGCCACAATCAAACGAACATTCGATGATACTGATGAAAATTGTCAGTTTTCCGACCATCATCAAAACCTTTGGGATTGAAGTTTATAGAAAATTATTTAGAAAATTATTACAATTGCTTTCGGTTCACTTACAAAATGAAGAAAAGGTGTTTCATATCTATTCAGATGAAATTGCAGTCCTTTCTAATTTATCCGAACAATCATTGGTAGAAAAAATCAGAAGTTTTCGTCTTTTATTAAAATCAGACGATTTGATTTTAGATGGCGTTGGGTTCCACTTAGATTGTCGTTTTTCTTCTGCTTCTGGACAAGAAGATTGTTATTACAAAGCAAAATTAGCATTGTTTCGTGCAGAAACAGAAATATCTTCTGATTTTGTTTCTTATACAGAAGATCTTTCCACAGACCATCATTTACAAAACTTCCAACGCAGTCAAAAAATCCAATCGGCGATCACAAACAAACAAATTATCCCCTACTTCCAAGGGATTGTTGATAACCAAACAAAACAAATACGAAAATTTGAGTGTTTGGCTCGGATCAAAGACAGGGATGCCATTCTCACTCCCGATGTATTTATGAAGTTAGCAAAAGTGACAGGAAGCATTCGTATGATTGGTTTACAAATGATTGATGAATCAATGAATTACTTTTCTGACAAACCCTTTGATTTTTCCATCAACCTCACTGAATCTGAATTAGAATATAAAAGTTTTAGCAAATGGGTAGAAGCAAGACTATCCCATTACCAAATTGATCCCAATCGAGTGACTTTTGAAATTTTGGAAGATGTCAGTTTTTCAGAAAATAGAAATAGCCTCTTTACCATCCGCGATTTAAAAACCATTGGTTGCCAGATTGCCATCGACGATTTCGGAGTCCAATATTCAAACTTGGCGCGTTTATTAGAATTTGATCCTGATTATTTAAAAATTGATGGCCAGTTCATCCGGAATTTACCAGAAAATAAAACTGCTTATTTGCTTGTACAAGGGATCGTGGAACTGGCGAGAGGAATTGGAGCAAAAGTAGTGGCCGAGTTTGTGGATCGACCCGCCATCCAAGATATGATTGAAACCTTAGGAATTGAATATTCCCAAGGGTATTTATTTATGAAACCTTCACCTACCATCCCAACAGAAGCCAACTTACAACTGTAA
- a CDS encoding APC family permease, whose product MDQKTLDQDSAQLEALGLKSEFERSMSFWENFSLGFTYLSPVVGVYSVFALAIQAGGPPMIWNYLLVGFGQFLVCLVFGEIVSQYPISGGIYPWSLRLVGERWAWMSAWVYAWALFTTVAAVAVGGAPFLSQLIGIEFGNSGFIWIAIVMILISTILNLSGTRLLAQVAFFGFLCELIGAVVVGGYLLLFAKVNSISILWNTFSFGEGVNYFPAFLASSVAAMFCYYGFEGCGDVAEETPNASSAIPKSMRMTIYIGGGAATFVCLALLLALPNVEKAISGEDADPVTTTLMAAMGQTGYRMVIAVVMVSFLSCLLSLQAAASRLLFSFARDGMIFGSKHLNHLSKSGKVPVNALIVTGLIPIVIASIGHWLQDAVTTIISFASAGIYVAFQMVVIAALYARSKGWKPSGSFRLGKLGFLINALALFYGITAVANMVWPRTPDEPWYINYGMIFTSLVVVFSGILYLFITKPHLQRKTS is encoded by the coding sequence ATGGACCAAAAAACTCTGGATCAGGATTCAGCACAACTAGAAGCACTTGGACTCAAATCTGAATTTGAACGCAGTATGAGTTTTTGGGAAAACTTTTCTCTCGGTTTTACTTACCTTTCTCCCGTTGTGGGAGTGTATTCCGTATTTGCCCTAGCCATCCAAGCAGGTGGGCCTCCCATGATTTGGAACTACCTACTTGTCGGTTTTGGTCAATTTTTGGTATGTTTGGTCTTTGGTGAAATTGTATCCCAATACCCAATCTCAGGTGGGATCTATCCATGGTCTCTTCGTTTGGTGGGAGAACGTTGGGCTTGGATGTCAGCTTGGGTTTATGCTTGGGCCCTCTTTACCACTGTCGCAGCTGTGGCAGTAGGTGGTGCTCCTTTTTTAAGCCAACTCATCGGCATAGAGTTTGGTAATTCTGGCTTTATTTGGATTGCGATTGTAATGATCCTAATCTCTACCATTCTCAATTTAAGTGGGACAAGGTTACTTGCTCAAGTTGCGTTTTTTGGTTTTTTATGTGAACTGATTGGAGCTGTTGTTGTTGGTGGTTACCTTTTACTTTTTGCAAAAGTAAATTCAATATCCATTCTCTGGAATACATTTTCCTTTGGGGAGGGAGTGAATTATTTTCCCGCTTTTCTCGCCTCATCGGTAGCTGCGATGTTTTGTTATTATGGATTTGAGGGTTGTGGTGATGTTGCGGAAGAAACACCAAACGCAAGTTCAGCGATCCCAAAATCAATGCGTATGACCATTTATATCGGTGGAGGAGCCGCCACCTTTGTTTGTTTAGCACTTCTCCTTGCTCTTCCCAATGTAGAAAAAGCAATCTCTGGAGAAGACGCCGACCCGGTTACCACAACACTTATGGCTGCAATGGGACAAACTGGCTACCGAATGGTGATTGCTGTCGTCATGGTTTCTTTTTTATCTTGTCTACTCAGCTTACAAGCAGCTGCCAGTAGACTATTATTTTCCTTTGCCCGTGATGGGATGATCTTTGGAAGTAAACACTTAAACCATCTTTCCAAATCAGGAAAAGTTCCAGTGAATGCTTTGATCGTTACGGGTCTGATTCCGATTGTCATCGCAAGTATCGGGCACTGGTTACAAGATGCAGTCACAACGATTATTAGTTTTGCATCTGCGGGAATCTACGTCGCGTTTCAGATGGTAGTCATTGCGGCTTTGTATGCTAGATCCAAAGGATGGAAACCATCGGGATCGTTTCGTTTAGGAAAACTAGGGTTTCTCATCAACGCCTTAGCTCTGTTTTACGGAATCACAGCGGTCGCCAATATGGTTTGGCCAAGAACACCAGATGAACCCTGGTACATTAATTATGGAATGATTTTTACATCCTTAGTAGTGGTATTTTCAGGAATTCTTTATCTCTTTATAACCAAACCACATTTACAAAGAAAAACCTCTTAA
- a CDS encoding AMP-dependent synthetase/ligase yields MKNFTTLNDVFYYANRAYGSKEMFFGKDAGKNFIGRTFTDIFHNAENLALSLLQMGIQPGDRIGLMADNRTEWAIADIATLLNGAINVPRGSDSTPQEIEYILSHSESKYCYVEHEKLYDSLKPILSNTKVEKVIILDPGFDSKDTLAVSIQTLIRDGEALRKNLPSLELRSKQVKPDDLFTIIYTSGTTGMPKGVMLTHQNMVYNVVKVPPRVGLKSTDRTLSILPVWHIFERAIDYAIIAEGASIAYTNIRDLRDDFQKIKPSFMASAPRLWENLYQGIKQKLEKAPENKRKLFDFAYDICKKFKDGQDYLAGNKLLTKEESPFERAKNTAVSLGYVLNLFLLSKVLDGLVFSKIRDVLGGHLTGTISGGGALPSHVDEFFNVIGIPVYEGYGMTECAPIISVRSVGNVVQGSVGKWPDGTAVKVVNDQGETVPKGKMGIIHIKGPQVMKGYYKNEEATSKAIHDGWMNTGDLGFISFNDTLSVRGRVKDTIVLLGGENVEPVPIENLLLENALINQVIVVGQDQKSLTALIWPDKDRMKEAGLNPKEGENLNQNKEIRLYYQNIVKKQISSENGFKSFEKLTDFRFLPKAMEVGDELTNLFKMKRNVIHDKYKDLIKSMYV; encoded by the coding sequence ATGAAAAATTTTACGACGCTGAATGATGTTTTTTATTATGCCAATAGAGCCTATGGCTCCAAAGAAATGTTCTTTGGAAAGGATGCGGGAAAAAACTTTATCGGTCGTACGTTCACAGATATCTTTCATAATGCAGAAAATCTTGCCCTCTCCCTTTTACAGATGGGCATCCAACCGGGTGATCGTATTGGACTGATGGCAGACAACCGAACGGAATGGGCGATTGCCGACATCGCAACTCTGTTAAACGGTGCCATCAACGTTCCAAGAGGTTCTGATTCCACCCCACAAGAAATTGAATACATCCTTAGCCATTCGGAAAGTAAGTATTGTTATGTGGAACATGAGAAATTGTATGATTCTTTAAAACCAATTCTTTCCAATACAAAAGTAGAAAAAGTCATCATTTTAGATCCTGGATTTGATTCCAAGGATACACTTGCAGTTTCTATACAAACACTAATTCGTGATGGCGAAGCCCTACGGAAAAATTTGCCTTCTTTGGAACTTCGCTCAAAACAAGTCAAACCAGATGATCTTTTTACCATCATCTATACTTCTGGCACAACAGGAATGCCCAAAGGGGTCATGCTCACCCACCAGAATATGGTGTACAATGTGGTTAAAGTTCCGCCAAGAGTGGGACTCAAAAGTACAGATAGAACACTTTCCATTCTTCCCGTTTGGCATATCTTTGAAAGGGCCATCGACTATGCAATCATTGCAGAAGGGGCATCCATTGCTTATACGAATATCCGTGATTTACGTGATGATTTCCAAAAGATCAAACCAAGTTTTATGGCATCTGCTCCAAGGTTATGGGAAAATTTATATCAGGGCATCAAACAAAAGTTAGAAAAAGCACCAGAAAACAAACGTAAACTTTTTGATTTTGCTTATGATATATGTAAAAAGTTCAAAGATGGACAAGACTACCTTGCCGGGAACAAACTTTTAACAAAGGAAGAATCTCCATTTGAAAGAGCAAAAAATACAGCAGTTTCTCTTGGTTATGTTTTAAATCTATTTTTACTTTCAAAAGTACTAGATGGTCTGGTGTTCTCTAAAATCAGAGATGTTTTAGGTGGCCACCTAACAGGAACAATTTCTGGTGGAGGAGCACTACCCTCTCATGTGGATGAATTTTTTAATGTCATCGGAATTCCTGTATACGAAGGTTACGGAATGACAGAATGTGCTCCCATCATTTCAGTTCGGTCTGTTGGAAATGTTGTCCAAGGTTCTGTTGGAAAATGGCCAGATGGAACCGCAGTCAAAGTGGTGAATGACCAAGGAGAGACAGTTCCCAAAGGAAAAATGGGAATCATACATATCAAAGGCCCACAAGTAATGAAAGGATATTATAAAAACGAGGAAGCCACATCCAAGGCCATCCATGACGGGTGGATGAATACAGGAGATTTGGGTTTTATTTCCTTTAATGATACCTTGTCTGTCAGAGGCCGCGTAAAAGACACAATCGTTCTGTTAGGTGGCGAAAATGTGGAGCCAGTTCCCATCGAAAATTTATTATTAGAAAATGCTCTTATCAACCAAGTGATTGTGGTTGGTCAGGACCAAAAATCGCTCACGGCATTGATTTGGCCCGACAAAGATCGAATGAAAGAAGCAGGCCTCAACCCGAAAGAAGGTGAAAACTTAAACCAAAATAAAGAGATTCGACTTTATTACCAAAACATCGTCAAAAAACAGATCTCCTCAGAAAATGGATTCAAATCTTTTGAAAAACTGACAGACTTTCGCTTTTTGCCCAAGGCCATGGAAGTGGGCGATGAATTGACGAACCTATTCAAAATGAAGAGGAACGTCATCCATGATAAATACAAAGACCTGATCAAATCTATGTACGTTTAA
- a CDS encoding methyltransferase domain-containing protein, with product MTDESWDAFLPLHLQKLSPFQWTPISVIERTWKYLFSDGVTSVVDLGSGVGKFCINLSLLSSESIEVIGLEDREELLSVSEAMKKLWGLSRVQFQKKNFLTHFPFGHSHYYCFNPLYETIKGSHSIDLKKNKSANQFLKDLRTFKQNLFLLKPKSKLITFHGFGGSYLPGFRLVLNEEISGGEFQVWEKDNT from the coding sequence ATGACAGATGAAAGTTGGGATGCCTTCCTCCCTTTGCATTTGCAGAAACTTTCCCCGTTCCAATGGACTCCGATTTCTGTGATTGAAAGAACTTGGAAATATCTTTTTTCCGATGGTGTTACATCCGTTGTTGATTTAGGTTCGGGAGTTGGAAAGTTCTGCATTAATCTTTCACTTTTATCTTCCGAATCCATTGAAGTCATCGGATTAGAAGATAGAGAAGAACTCCTTTCCGTTTCTGAAGCCATGAAAAAACTTTGGGGGCTTTCAAGGGTCCAATTCCAAAAGAAAAATTTTTTAACTCATTTTCCTTTTGGGCATTCTCATTATTATTGTTTTAACCCTTTGTATGAAACCATTAAAGGTAGCCATTCGATTGATTTAAAAAAGAATAAATCGGCAAATCAATTTTTAAAAGACTTACGCACTTTCAAACAGAATCTTTTTTTATTGAAACCAAAATCAAAACTCATCACCTTCCATGGGTTCGGTGGTAGTTATTTGCCTGGATTTAGATTGGTTTTGAATGAAGAAATTTCTGGTGGGGAGTTCCAAGTTTGGGAAAAGGATAATACCTAA
- the pepN gene encoding aminopeptidase N: MTPSSSLVHKLEDYKPNPWFTPEVDLRFDLDLHLTVVRADYQVVLATDTIQPLFLNGESLEFLSLRIDGAIVDPGDYQVSSSGILIPHPPKPSFRLTIENRIFPAGNTSLEGLYKSGSMLCTQNEPEGFRKIVYSIDRPDNMMRFRVTISGEVSLFPVMLSNGNLLDERVIGGKREVLWEDPFPKPSYLFALVAGELVETEDFFTTRSGRKITLKIFVEKGNEEKVSFAFDSLKKAMRWDEDTFGLEYDLDLFMIVAVEDFNMGAMENKGLNLFNAKLVLADKKSATDESFEAILAVIAHEYFHNWTGNRVTLRNWFNLTLKEGLTVFRDQWFTEDMTDPAVKRIKDVLFLKEFQFPEDQGPMSHPILPKSYKEMNNFYTVTVYEKGAEVIRLVSELIGREKFKKGLQLYLSKYDGQGVTFEEFVSSMEEVAGGPIPYLRNWYHRSGTPLLSVKEHYAKDSNEWILDITDTGAGEYPLVFSNSLAVFDRKGTILKEEKRLMSGARDQIRFSALDSNGTKPVISLFRSLSSPIRLDYNQSEEEKQILAKVETDGVSRFFAFQSLIFDWFRKSLESGLEENFSIILETIADSFGRNWDKTYHSFYLSFPGLTQISENIGCYEFQKIQKLRIFAIQSIATTFTNWFQTIFEENRKTIPVQTKEEIGKRRLKNICLYYLLYDPSKKFERLAVAEQREAKHMSEEVSAMRFLLEVDSKEKEKSVNLFFEKWKHDNLVLDVWFAAQVGTGENRLEITKLLENHPQFNIRNPNKVRSLYFSLARNPLTFHKEDGSGYSFLADRIKTLNEINPQMAAALTKLYSPVSKQKGELPKIAKRELEVLASLPNLSKELGEIVGTILTSL, from the coding sequence ATGACTCCATCCTCCTCTCTCGTCCATAAATTAGAAGATTACAAACCAAACCCTTGGTTCACTCCTGAAGTGGATCTTCGATTTGACCTGGATCTGCACCTGACAGTTGTCAGAGCCGATTACCAAGTGGTCCTTGCTACTGATACAATTCAGCCGCTATTTTTAAACGGTGAATCTTTAGAATTTTTATCACTCCGGATTGATGGAGCCATTGTTGACCCGGGTGATTACCAGGTTTCATCTTCTGGAATTTTAATCCCTCATCCTCCGAAACCTTCCTTTCGACTAACAATAGAAAACCGAATCTTTCCTGCAGGGAACACATCCTTGGAAGGACTATACAAATCGGGTTCTATGTTGTGCACACAAAATGAACCAGAAGGTTTTCGAAAAATCGTATATTCCATTGATCGACCAGACAATATGATGCGCTTTCGTGTTACCATTTCTGGAGAAGTTTCACTTTTTCCAGTGATGTTATCGAATGGGAATTTGTTAGACGAAAGGGTCATTGGAGGAAAACGAGAAGTCCTCTGGGAAGATCCTTTTCCAAAACCATCTTATTTATTTGCCCTCGTTGCCGGAGAACTAGTGGAAACCGAAGATTTTTTTACCACGAGGTCTGGAAGAAAAATCACCCTAAAGATCTTTGTCGAAAAAGGAAATGAAGAGAAGGTTAGTTTTGCTTTTGATTCATTAAAAAAAGCAATGCGATGGGATGAGGACACCTTTGGACTCGAATATGATTTGGATTTGTTTATGATTGTCGCTGTGGAAGATTTTAATATGGGCGCCATGGAAAACAAAGGCCTCAATTTATTTAACGCCAAACTTGTGCTTGCTGACAAAAAGTCGGCAACAGATGAAAGTTTTGAAGCCATTCTTGCAGTGATTGCCCATGAATACTTTCATAACTGGACTGGAAACCGTGTCACTCTAAGGAATTGGTTTAATTTAACTTTAAAGGAAGGACTAACAGTTTTCCGAGACCAGTGGTTTACGGAAGATATGACAGACCCTGCAGTCAAACGAATCAAAGATGTTTTGTTTTTAAAGGAATTTCAGTTTCCGGAAGACCAAGGGCCTATGTCACATCCTATCCTTCCTAAATCTTATAAAGAAATGAATAATTTTTATACGGTTACTGTCTATGAAAAAGGAGCGGAAGTCATTCGGTTGGTTTCGGAACTAATAGGAAGAGAAAAATTCAAAAAAGGCTTACAACTTTATCTGTCAAAATATGACGGACAAGGTGTCACCTTTGAAGAGTTTGTTTCCTCTATGGAAGAAGTGGCAGGTGGTCCAATTCCTTATCTGCGAAATTGGTACCATCGTAGTGGAACTCCTTTACTTTCTGTCAAAGAACATTATGCAAAGGATTCAAACGAATGGATTTTAGACATCACCGATACAGGTGCCGGCGAATATCCGTTAGTTTTTTCTAATTCTCTTGCAGTTTTTGATCGAAAAGGAACCATCCTAAAAGAGGAAAAGCGGTTGATGAGTGGAGCTCGTGATCAAATTCGATTTTCTGCCTTGGACTCAAATGGAACAAAGCCTGTTATTTCTTTATTTCGGTCTTTATCTAGTCCCATTCGTTTGGATTACAACCAATCTGAGGAAGAAAAACAAATTTTGGCAAAGGTGGAAACAGATGGGGTGTCACGTTTTTTTGCGTTTCAAAGTTTGATTTTTGATTGGTTTCGTAAGTCTTTAGAATCTGGTTTGGAGGAAAACTTTTCTATCATCTTGGAAACCATTGCTGATTCTTTTGGAAGGAATTGGGACAAAACATATCATAGTTTTTACCTGTCCTTTCCTGGCCTAACACAGATTAGTGAAAACATTGGTTGTTACGAATTTCAAAAAATCCAAAAATTAAGAATTTTTGCCATTCAAAGCATCGCAACCACCTTCACCAATTGGTTCCAAACTATTTTTGAAGAAAACCGAAAAACCATTCCTGTACAAACAAAGGAAGAGATCGGAAAAAGAAGATTAAAGAATATCTGTTTGTATTATCTTCTTTACGATCCATCTAAGAAGTTTGAACGTCTGGCAGTTGCAGAACAAAGAGAAGCAAAACATATGAGCGAAGAAGTTTCTGCGATGCGTTTTCTTTTAGAAGTAGATTCGAAAGAAAAGGAAAAATCCGTAAATTTATTTTTTGAAAAATGGAAACATGATAATTTGGTTTTGGATGTTTGGTTTGCCGCACAGGTTGGAACGGGCGAAAATCGTTTGGAAATAACAAAACTGTTAGAAAACCATCCACAGTTTAACATTCGCAATCCGAATAAGGTTCGTTCTTTGTATTTTAGTTTAGCAAGAAATCCTTTGACTTTTCATAAAGAAGATGGGAGTGGGTATTCATTTTTAGCAGATCGAATTAAAACTTTAAATGAAATCAATCCTCAGATGGCAGCAGCTCTAACCAAATTGTATTCCCCTGTTTCTAAACAAAAAGGGGAACTTCCAAAAATTGCCAAAAGGGAATTAGAAGTCCTAGCTTCTCTCCCCAATCTTTCAAAGGAATTGGGGGAGATTGTTGGAACTATACTTACATCTCTTTAA
- a CDS encoding tetratricopeptide repeat protein codes for MRIYLFLLTFLISFSSPLRAGLLEEYWKAVQNTKEKFEISDHSPKRFSFRFGADLPIVLHKESLNHEIFWFCQKYLDKYHTNYPYPRFKQDIRSHLTDHYGDPAQNFLSGKLSFSCFSGWKEGSSLLKLSFFLNEEEFFPFRWDYYDSKGQMFLTEEDETKNGKKDSFTYYAQGGCPKEITKDKNDFGGMDEWWYFKNCQLVRVEYDSNENGFRERICYYEGNKESYCEGVGEKEEREGIQLEANQKFQEALKAYRKSLKEYKKEVSNGTSRTCALLKKIANIEYTERDFPSFTKTLDEFFSYRACESDSLDVLIYKSYYYLYVLGDYKTAKDSYQKTSEIYKKTHGEISPEISLNLAYAQFMDKDPNSCLVSLEKLNSRRLTAYPRFFLFYYRGSCELSLGRWEDAYTNLKRAQILGGEKEFLPVVYYKLGRASFATNREQEGNLWTHQALLYDFELIEKMNIDPLFDRFFESPNGISHKRKYYLNKQKKQ; via the coding sequence TTGAGAATTTACCTTTTCCTTCTTACATTTCTAATTTCATTTTCAAGTCCTCTTCGAGCAGGTCTCTTAGAGGAATATTGGAAGGCAGTCCAAAACACAAAAGAAAAGTTTGAAATTTCAGACCATAGTCCTAAACGTTTTAGTTTTCGATTTGGTGCTGATCTTCCAATTGTATTACATAAAGAATCCTTAAATCATGAAATTTTTTGGTTTTGTCAAAAGTATTTAGACAAATACCATACAAACTACCCCTATCCAAGATTCAAACAGGACATCAGGTCTCACCTAACAGATCATTATGGAGATCCTGCACAGAATTTTTTAAGTGGAAAACTTTCATTTTCCTGTTTTTCCGGATGGAAAGAAGGAAGTTCACTATTAAAACTTTCTTTCTTTTTGAATGAAGAAGAATTTTTTCCTTTTCGTTGGGATTATTATGATTCCAAAGGCCAAATGTTTCTCACAGAAGAAGACGAAACAAAGAATGGGAAAAAAGATAGTTTTACCTATTACGCACAAGGAGGTTGTCCAAAAGAAATCACTAAAGATAAAAACGATTTTGGCGGAATGGACGAATGGTGGTACTTTAAAAATTGCCAACTGGTGCGAGTTGAATACGATTCTAACGAAAATGGATTTAGGGAACGAATTTGTTACTATGAAGGCAACAAAGAATCCTATTGTGAAGGTGTAGGAGAAAAAGAAGAGAGAGAAGGAATCCAACTCGAAGCAAATCAAAAATTCCAAGAAGCATTAAAAGCATACAGAAAGTCCTTAAAAGAATACAAAAAGGAAGTATCCAACGGAACATCTCGCACCTGCGCTTTATTAAAAAAAATTGCAAACATTGAATACACGGAAAGAGACTTTCCTTCCTTTACAAAAACACTTGATGAGTTTTTTTCTTATCGTGCTTGCGAATCCGATTCTCTCGATGTTTTAATTTATAAATCCTATTATTATCTTTATGTCCTAGGTGATTACAAAACAGCAAAAGACAGTTATCAAAAAACTTCTGAAATATATAAAAAAACTCATGGAGAAATTAGTCCTGAAATTTCACTCAACTTAGCCTATGCACAATTTATGGATAAAGATCCAAATTCCTGTTTAGTTAGTTTAGAAAAACTGAATAGCCGTCGGTTGACCGCTTATCCTCGTTTTTTTCTCTTTTACTACCGGGGATCTTGTGAACTAAGTCTTGGCCGCTGGGAAGATGCCTATACAAACTTAAAACGGGCACAAATATTGGGTGGAGAAAAAGAGTTTTTGCCTGTTGTGTATTATAAATTGGGACGGGCTTCATTTGCAACAAACCGAGAACAAGAAGGAAATCTTTGGACCCACCAAGCCTTACTCTATGATTTTGAATTAATCGAAAAAATGAATATTGATCCTCTCTTTGATCGTTTTTTTGAATCTCCCAATGGGATTTCACATAAAAGAAAATATTACTTGAATAAACAAAAAAAACAATGA
- a CDS encoding DUF1499 domain-containing protein: MESALSVFFICCMSVLSPLSGVSDGELRGCPPSPNCVSSQSMEYNFVHKVDPIVYTTTRKVAYERMAKYFHESENIWIKEEKEGEYIRVIFFTKVFRFPDRVEIYFPEGKQEAQVRSQSILGLWDIFANRRRVNQFRELLAKE, translated from the coding sequence ATGGAATCTGCACTATCTGTTTTCTTTATTTGTTGTATGAGTGTTCTCAGTCCTCTTTCCGGTGTGAGTGATGGGGAACTTCGAGGTTGTCCGCCTTCGCCTAACTGTGTTTCAAGCCAAAGTATGGAATACAATTTTGTTCATAAAGTAGACCCAATTGTTTATACCACAACGCGAAAGGTAGCCTACGAAAGAATGGCGAAGTATTTCCATGAATCTGAAAACATCTGGATTAAAGAAGAGAAGGAAGGGGAATACATTCGAGTGATATTTTTTACAAAGGTATTTCGATTTCCTGACCGTGTTGAGATTTATTTTCCAGAAGGAAAACAAGAAGCCCAAGTTCGCTCTCAATCCATTTTGGGACTTTGGGACATTTTTGCTAACAGAAGAAGAGTCAATCAGTTCCGAGAATTACTCGCAAAAGAATAA
- a CDS encoding RNA recognition motif domain-containing protein, whose amino-acid sequence MISKKIYVGNLKFTLKEENIRQIFSVYGVIQDLKMIHDRETGNFRGFAFITYANPEEAEEAVTQMNGQPVDGRNLKVTFAEDKRKEKQN is encoded by the coding sequence ATGATTTCTAAGAAAATATATGTGGGAAATTTAAAATTTACCCTTAAGGAAGAAAATATACGCCAGATATTCTCCGTTTACGGAGTGATTCAAGATCTGAAAATGATTCATGACAGAGAAACTGGAAATTTTAGAGGGTTTGCTTTTATTACTTATGCCAATCCAGAAGAAGCAGAAGAAGCCGTCACCCAAATGAACGGTCAGCCTGTCGATGGAAGGAACCTGAAAGTGACTTTTGCCGAGGATAAAAGAAAAGAAAAACAGAACTAA